The Dyadobacter sandarakinus DNA window GTACCTGAAACCGCAGAGCGGATCAATAAGCGGCTGGAAACACCTTCCGGCCAGATTGGGGCGCCCGAAGACTGCGCCACACTCGCCGTACTCCTTTGTTCGGAGGCCGGGCGGTTTATTACGGGCCAGAACATCAATGTGGACGGTGGAATGAGCCTGTAAGTGTAAGGCCGGGCGTCAGGCACGATTTTACAGTAAAAATTTACCTCTATGAGGGCTAAATGTGAAAACTTAATCAACAACTAAATACTACATATCATGAGTGCACCAGGCAATGACGACGAACTGTACGATGAGAACCTCCCGGGCAACTATCCGCCGGAAGAAGATGTTTTCAGCCGCGGATTGATCGAGGAAGATATAGATCCGGAAGATATTACACGCGAGAAAGAAGCCATCGAAGGCAATCCCGACGACTGGAATGAGCAGACATTTCGCGATGCCATGACAGGCGACGACCTGGATGTTCCAGGTTCTGAAATTGACGACGATGCGGAGGCAATCGGCAATGAAGACGAAGAAAACAATTATTACAGCCTGGGTGGCGACAACCACGAAAGTCAGGAAGAACACATCGGAGACTAGCCAAATACGAAAAACCGCAGAGAGGCCCGGCAAATACGCCGGGCCTTTTTTTGCTGCATTAAAACAGCTGCCTGCCTACGAAACTCCGGTACTGACATGTGCGGAGCACATTACATCCCGGTTGCACAAACACACCTATAAGTATGATTAAAAGGCCGCATTCTTTTCCTGTAAAACAGCGAAGAACATGGCGGCTTTTACCCCGGAGGCATTTAAAAAAGAGTTTATAAATATCCTGGAATATTGGGAAAAACATGCCCCTGATATGGAAAAGGGCGGTTACTATGGTCAGGTTAATTATGAAAACCAGCCCATCAAGGATGCTGCCAAATCGGTCGTACTGACCGGGCGCATACTCTGGACATTTTCCCTGGCGCACCGCCTGCTTCGCGAGCACAAGTATCTGACCCTGGCCGACCGCGCCTACCAGCAGCTTGCCAAAAACTTTTTTGATCCCGAACACGGAGGTGTATACTGGTCGGTAAATGCAGACGGCTCGCCCGCAGATACCCGGAAGCAGATTTACGGAAATGCATTTGCGATGTATGGCCTGAGCGAGTACTATCGCGTCACCAACTACCCTCCTGCCCTGGAAAAAGCACGGGAATTATTTACACTGATCGAAAAGCATGCATTTGACCCTGTGAATGGTGGTTACCGGGAGGCATTTGCACGTGACTGGTCAGCGACGGACGATTTTATATTGAGTAAAAGTCCGTGGATCAAGAGCATGAACACGCACCTCCACCTTGTGGAAGCCTACACGAACCTGTACACCGTATGGCCCGATAAAAAGCTCAAATCGCAGACGGCCCATATGCTCGATGCGATCATTACGCATATTGTCAATCCTGAAACGGAAAGTATGGAGCTGTTTTTTGATGAACAATGGAAGCCGAAGGATCATATTATTTCATTCGGGCATGATATCGAGGCTTCTTGGCTGCTGTTTGAAACAGCCGAAATCCTGAAAGACGAGGAATTGATCACGAAAATGAAGCAGAAATCCATTGCAATGGCCACGTCCGCCAGCAAGGGACTCAGCCCTGACGGTGCCCTGAACTATGAATTTGATCCTGCAACAAAGCACTTGCAAACCGACCGGAGCTGGTGGGTAGCGGCCGAGCAGCTGGTGGGATTTTACAATGCATACCAGCTCACCAAAGATCCCGGGTACAAGCGCAAGGCCGAAAAAAGCTGGGACTATATTGTCACAAAGTTCATCGACAAAGACAAGGGGGAATGGTTTGGCACTGTCAAATCGGATGGTACTCCTGTAAAAGGCGACAAAATCAACTTCTGGAAATGTCCCTACCACAATGCACGCGCATGCGCCGAAATGTGGCGGCGCACCAGTAAAGCCTAGTTCAGGAACATTTCGTCCACGAGCAGCAATGCGCGGTTTCCTTTGGAGGGATGCCAGGCGGGGATCTTCTCAATGGGTTTGGCCACGATCTTAAGGCAGGATATGGTTTGGGTTTTGAATGAACCTTCCGCCGTCCGGAGTGACGGGGCCTCGCCTTTGACCGGCATCTGAGCTTTGAATGTGGTGAGCAGCTTCATGCTTTTTGCATCAGCCCCTCCCCAAACCTCGACGGATTGAGGCGGAAAAATACCCGTCGCTTCTTCCACCATATAATGCACGCCCACTGACGAGAGTGCCACCGGCTTTTTGAACTCCGATACAAAAACCATATCATTGTTGCGTACCCCGGCCCAGTTATTGGCCCAGGCCGGGTTATTGGCCCCGATCACACCCAGTTTATGGTCAAAGAATGTGCGCGCTCCTTCTGCCTGGTGCACGGCATTCAGAGGTGCCGCCAGACTGATGGTATCCGGCTTGTAGGCACTTTTATAGAAGCTGAAAGTCACAGGATCACTGCCCAGCCACCCGTTTTTATAAGCCCGCGCCTTAATCGTCTGACTTTTTACAAATGTTGTTTTATGATCAAATAGGGATGAATGCACGCTGTCCGGCTCGGAGCCATCTGTTGTAAAGCGGATGTCCACTCCTTTGATCGGGTGCTGCAGGTCGAGTGCAAGCACATTCCCGAAGATCACGGAGGCATTCTTTACCTGGGGTGGATTCAGTTTTAAAGGAGTTCCGCCCGTGTCGCGGAAGCCTCCGATCACTTCCATTTGCCTGTTTTGCTTTTGCAGCCGGGCAACCTGCTCGCCTGTGAGCCCGGTATCCCATACCGTCACTGTTTTCAGCTTTTTGAACCCCGGCAGGTATGTTTTCAGATCATCAAACGTGACTTTCGTACCCGATAAGGTAAGACTGTGCAAATGTGGAAGGGAAGCCAGTTGCCTGAGACCGGCACCCGTAATATCGGTAAAGTTAAGGTCGAGCTTGCGCAGGTTTACAAAACGTGCGATGGTTTTCAAGTCGGCGTCCCTGACGGGTAATTTGTTGAGGTTTAAAGAAACAATCTGCTCCTTGATATCGCCCAGGTCTTCCAGCTGGGCAGCATTGAATGCCGAACTATTGTAAATGTTAACTGCCAGTGCAGGAGACTCGCGTGCCAGCGGAAGAATGGTCCGGTAGTCTGTGTTCAATGCATTGATCTTTTCTTCATCGGCCGCAGCAAAGTCAAAAGCCTCTTCTTTCACTGACCCGCCGCCAAGATAGCGGGTTGCCAGCAAGCGCAGCGAGTCACCGGCAGGCAGGTCCGTGACTTTGGACTTAAAGCTGGCCTCCTGCTTAACCCACAGCGAAAGCAAGGTAATTTCATCAGGCGTAAGCTGTGTTTTGCCAGCGGGTGGCATATGCTTCTTTTCTTCCTGCGGCAGATGCACGCGCTGCAAAAGCAGGCTCATGGCAGGATTACCGGCAATGATGAGCTTTCCGGTTTTACCGCCTTTCCGGATG harbors:
- a CDS encoding AGE family epimerase/isomerase, translating into MAAFTPEAFKKEFINILEYWEKHAPDMEKGGYYGQVNYENQPIKDAAKSVVLTGRILWTFSLAHRLLREHKYLTLADRAYQQLAKNFFDPEHGGVYWSVNADGSPADTRKQIYGNAFAMYGLSEYYRVTNYPPALEKARELFTLIEKHAFDPVNGGYREAFARDWSATDDFILSKSPWIKSMNTHLHLVEAYTNLYTVWPDKKLKSQTAHMLDAIITHIVNPETESMELFFDEQWKPKDHIISFGHDIEASWLLFETAEILKDEELITKMKQKSIAMATSASKGLSPDGALNYEFDPATKHLQTDRSWWVAAEQLVGFYNAYQLTKDPGYKRKAEKSWDYIVTKFIDKDKGEWFGTVKSDGTPVKGDKINFWKCPYHNARACAEMWRRTSKA
- a CDS encoding c-type cytochrome domain-containing protein, whose product is MHVRFRALAEQLLVAANVFILFLLIFEQKLVIPAWLQTIGRMHPLILHFPIVILLLAMLLEFFRFKPEYATNAFYKNFLQNLLLVGALLAAITVVMGLFLSREEGYSGDTLNFHKWTGAGIFFLASVIYWVRNTKWYRAPAARLGALGTIAGLVMTGHYGAALTHGADFIWEPVLAQQEQNAVSIENAAIYAQVIQPILDQKCTTCHNPGKIKGGLVLTDPESIRKGGKTGKLIIAGNPAMSLLLQRVHLPQEEKKHMPPAGKTQLTPDEITLLSLWVKQEASFKSKVTDLPAGDSLRLLATRYLGGGSVKEEAFDFAAADEEKINALNTDYRTILPLARESPALAVNIYNSSAFNAAQLEDLGDIKEQIVSLNLNKLPVRDADLKTIARFVNLRKLDLNFTDITGAGLRQLASLPHLHSLTLSGTKVTFDDLKTYLPGFKKLKTVTVWDTGLTGEQVARLQKQNRQMEVIGGFRDTGGTPLKLNPPQVKNASVIFGNVLALDLQHPIKGVDIRFTTDGSEPDSVHSSLFDHKTTFVKSQTIKARAYKNGWLGSDPVTFSFYKSAYKPDTISLAAPLNAVHQAEGARTFFDHKLGVIGANNPAWANNWAGVRNNDMVFVSEFKKPVALSSVGVHYMVEEATGIFPPQSVEVWGGADAKSMKLLTTFKAQMPVKGEAPSLRTAEGSFKTQTISCLKIVAKPIEKIPAWHPSKGNRALLLVDEMFLN